From one Dermacentor variabilis isolate Ectoservices chromosome 3, ASM5094787v1, whole genome shotgun sequence genomic stretch:
- the LOC142574834 gene encoding sulfotransferase 2A1-like, with translation MPGRRPYRPVIDGVPRCALVDPAIFRKSLSFRAAKGDVVQCTYPKSGSHWVEHITQLILNGGKHISSYGEFTRNFRAIGYMETDGWESPLPVRLFMTHHPLSRETMNNEAKYIYIARNPWDVCLSLFRMMTDLSCYKFQDGTFEEFFEPFIEGDLGYGSYFDHVTSAYAMRDKPNLFFVTYEEIKEDISGTVLRLARFLGGKYERALLENPQMLENIVQWSKPEHMRKIIVFNLTENETPEWNDFFVKINATSKEGYSGDKTKFALVKEAKVGGWKEYFKPDLLARLEKKIQEEEDNASFIELWEDIRKEAITLCRGSSEYQPFFVP, from the coding sequence ATGCCAGGTCGCAGACCCTACCGTCCAGTCATCGACGGTGTGCCGAGGTGCGCACTCGTCGATCCAGCAATATTTCGTAAAAGCCTCTCTTTCCGCGCTGCCAAGGGTGACGTCGTGCAGTGCACCTATCCCAAAAGTGGATCCCATTGGGTTGAGCACATAACGCAATTAATCCTCAACGGAGGAAAACACATCAGCTCTTACGGCGAGTTCACCCGCAACTTCCGGGCAATCGGGTATATGGAGACTGATGGCTGGGAGTCGCCTCTACCCGTGAGATTGTTCATGACGCACCATCCACTCAGCCGAGAGACTATGAACAATGAGGCCAAGTACATATACATCGCTCGAAACCCATGGGATGTCTGCCTCTCGCTTTTTCGCATGATGACAGACCTCAGCTGCTACAAGTTCCAGGACGGCACATTCGAAGAGTTCTTCGAACCCTTCATCGAGGGAGACTTGGGCTACGGAAGCTACTTTGACCACGTGACGTCAGCGTACGCGATGAGGGACAAACCAAACTTGTTCTTCGTGACTTACGAAGAGATCAAGGAGGATATTAGCGGCACAGTTTTGAGATTGGCTCGCTTTCTCGGCGGCAAATACGAGAGGGCTCTGCTGGAAAACCCGCAAATGCTAGAAAATATCGTTCAGTGGTCCAAACCAGAACACATGAGGAAAATCATCGTGTTTAATCTCACAGAAAATGAGACACCGGAATGGAACGATTTCTTTGTTAAGATCAATGCGACGAGCAAGGAAGGTTACAGTGGAGACAAAACAAAATTCGCGTTGGTAAAAGAAGCCAAAGTTGGAGGCTGGAAAGAATACTTCAAGCCTGACTTGCTTGCCCGTTTGGAGAAGAAAATACAGGAGGAAGAGGACAACGCATCTTTTATTGAGTTGTGGGAAGACATTCGAAAGGAAGCGATCACGTTATGCCGCGGCTCTTCGGAGTACCAGCCCTTTTTCGTACCATAG